Part of the Listeria innocua genome is shown below.
ACGATAAAACCTAAAAGTATGGCTGGGGTTCCAAAAAAGTTATTGGCAATCCACGTAATAATCTCCATTTTTTTCCCACCTTTTTTTGTCTTATTTAACTATTGATTGCTTCAGATAATGCCGTTTTAATTTCTGCATTGTCAAAATAGTTGTTGACGATGACTACTTTGGCGCTTGTATCTGTTCCAAGTGTTTCTGCTAATTCTTGACTTGTTACAATAATATCCACATTCATCGAACGCGCAGCTGATACATCAATATGCTCTACGTCTGCGTCTACTCCCATGTCGCGTAAAACTGTTTCTACATTCATTCTTAAAATTAGGCTTGTTCCTTGACCAAGTCCACACACTGCTAAAATTTTCATCGTTATCCCTCCACTAATTCTCCAATTGCTTGATAATCTTCTGAATGAATCATTTTTTCAATGTTATCGCTGTTACTAAGCAAGGAGACAATTTTTTGAATGACTTTTAAATGTGCCTCACTTGAAGTTGCTGCAAGTCCGAATACTAATCGTACGGGATCATTTGCGGCGTGTCCGAAATTCACGCCTTCTTTTAGTACGACAAGCGATACTGCAGAGTTTTCAACACCATCAGTTGGCCTTGCATGAGGAATTGCTATTTGAGGTGCAATAACAAAGTACGCACCATTTTCGTGATAAGATTCCACCATTTTTTCTACGTACTGTTCGCTCACATAACCTGCATTTACTAATAATTCTCCTGCTTGCATGATAGCTTCATCAGCATTTTTAGCTGATCCGTGCAGATTCACAAGCTCTTTATCCAAAAAAGACATATCTCTTCATCCCTTCTAACTAATTGATAGCGCTATCAATAACTTACACTCTTATTATAGCTGTAGCCTCTCTGTTTAAA
Proteins encoded:
- a CDS encoding PTS sugar transporter subunit IIB; translated protein: MKILAVCGLGQGTSLILRMNVETVLRDMGVDADVEHIDVSAARSMNVDIIVTSQELAETLGTDTSAKVVIVNNYFDNAEIKTALSEAINS
- a CDS encoding PTS sugar transporter subunit IIA translates to MSFLDKELVNLHGSAKNADEAIMQAGELLVNAGYVSEQYVEKMVESYHENGAYFVIAPQIAIPHARPTDGVENSAVSLVVLKEGVNFGHAANDPVRLVFGLAATSSEAHLKVIQKIVSLLSNSDNIEKMIHSEDYQAIGELVEG